TCGCGCTGTGGCTCAAGGAGCAGAGCCGTACGCCGCTGCTGGTCGCCGCTGACCTGCAGCGCCCGAACGCGGTCAACCAGCTCCAGGTCAACGGCGAACGGGTCGGCGTCCCGGTCTTCGCGCCCGAGCCGGGCAACGGCGTCGGCGACCCCGTCCAGGTGGCGCGTGCCGCGCTGGAGGAGGCCAAGCGCACCCTGCACGACGTGGTCATCATCGACACCGCCGGCCGCCTCGGCGTCGACGCGGAGCTGATGAAGCAGGCCGCCGACATCCGGGACGCCGTCAACCCCGACGAGGTCCTCTTCGTGGTCGACGCGATGATCGGCCAGGACGCGGTCCAGACCGCGCAGATGTTCCTCGACGGCGTCGGCTACGACGGCGTGGTCCTGACCAAGCTGGACGGCGACGCCCGTGGTGGTGCCGCGCTGTCCATCGCCTCGGTGACCGGCAAGCCCGTCATGTTCGCCTCGGCGGGCGAGAAGATGACGGACTTCGACCTCTTCCACCCCGACCGGATGGCGTCCCGCATCCTCGACATGGGCGACATGCTCACCCTGATCGAGCAGGCGGAGAAGGCCTTCGACCAGGAGGAGTCCCTCAAGGCGGCCGAGAAGCTGCTCCACGGCAAGGGCGACTTCACCCTCGACGACTTCATGCAGCAGATGCAGCAGCTGCGCAAGCTCGGCTCGATGACCAAGATCATGGGGATGCTGCCCGGGATGGGGCAGTACCGCGAGCAGCTGGAGAACTTCGACGAGCGCGAGCTGGACCGGATCCAGGCGATCATCTCCTCGATGACGCCGGCGGAGCGGGCCAACCCGAAGATCATCGACGGGTCGCGCCGCGCCCGCATCTCCAAGGGGTCGGGCACCACCGTCTCCGACGTCAACCAGCTCGTCGACCGCTTCTTCGAGGCGCGCAAGATGATGCAGCAGATGGCCAAGGGCGGCATGCCCGGGATGCCGGGCATCCCCGGGATGCCCGGCCTGGGCGGTGGCAAGCGGGGCAAGCAGCCCAAGAAGGGCAAGGGCGGCAAGGCCAAGCGCGTCTCGGGCAACCCCGCGAAGGCGGCGGCCCAGAAGGCGGCGGGCAAGGACAAGGCCGCCGCAGGCGGCGGCAGCCCCTTCGGCAGCCCGGGCGAGGCGATCGACTACGAGAAGGCGGCCGCCGCGCTCGAGCTGCCCAAGGACTTCTCCAAGTTCCTCAAGTAGTCCGGCCGTCGGGCAGCAGGTCGATCCGGACCACGCTGCCGGCGTCGGGGCAGACCGCGCAGGTGGTGACGTACGCGGACCCTCGGTCCAGCGCCACGCCGTACGGAGCGGGCAGGCCGCTGGCGACCGCCGTCTGTCCGCCGTCCCGGTCGATCCGGCGGAGCGAGCCGGTCGGCAGGCCGGGCTCCGCGGCCAGGCCGACGTCGGAGAGCTGGACGGCGTAGAGCGAGCCGCGGTGCCAGGCCAGGTCGGTCACGTTGGTCAGCCCGGTGGCGTACTGGGTGGGTGGCATCCCGGGCACCACGCGCCAGATGGTCGAGCCCCCGGCCGGGAACGGGAAGCCGGTGAGCTGGCTGACGTAGAGCGCCCCGTCCGGTCCCTGCACCACCGAGGTGGGCACTGCGTCGCTGGGTATCTGTCCCTCCGGCACGCCCGGGATCTGAGGGAATCCCTCGGGGGCCGGGAACAGCCGCTCGGGGAAGACCGCGAGCGTGCGGGTCCGGGCGCCGGGGCGCACGAGCAGCAGGGTGTTGCCACCGGAGTCGGTCACCACCACGCCGTCACGGGTGAGGGCGAATCCCGTCGGGTTGGAGTCCGGCCCGTCCTGGTCGGGGTCCTGCAGCGCCTCGTAGCGCGCCAGGTCGGCCAGCACGTCGGGGCCCCGCGTGCGGCCGGGGTGACCGTGGTGGCCACGCTGCCCGTCCCGGCTCCGGAACGCGGGGCCGCGCGGCCCGTGCGTGCGGAACGTGCCGGTGGCCAGGACCCCGAGCAGCCGGCCCGCGGGTCCGAGGTCGGAGCGCAGCACCGGGTCCGCGCCCAGCCCGAGGGACAGGAGGTACTGTCCGCCCACCGCGGCCACGTCGCTGGGACCGGTCGCTGCGCTGCCGTCCTCTCCGGCGAGGGACGGCAGGCCGGTCAGGACCCGCCGCTGGCCGGACCTGTCGATCCGGGTGACGGCGCCGGTGGGGCCGTAGCAGGCGCGTCCCTCACCCCCCTCGATGCAGGGGCCGGTCCCGCCGACTCCCGCCTCGGCCACGTAGAGGCTCCCCCCGGTCCGGCTGAGCAACCGTGGGTTGTCCAGGCCGGTCGCCACCTCGGTGACCGTCGGGCTTCCCGACACCCCTGGGGTGTCCGGTGGATGGGGCGGGCCGGACGGTCCTGCGGCGAGGGCGCTCCCGGTCAGCGTCGGCGCGGTGATCAGGGTGAGCGAGGCGGCGAGGGCCGCTATCTTCGTCGAGCTGCGCACGAGAGGCTCCTCTCAGAAGGGGTTCCTCTCACGGTCGCACCGCCGGCCGCTGCTGTACATGCTTCCGGCCGCGATAGCGTCGTGCGGGTGAGAGGCACCGTGTGCGTGGTGGACGCAGCCAACGTCGTGGGGGCGCGACCCGACGGCTGGTGGAAGGACCGGGCCGGCGCGGCGAGGCGACTGCACGAGGCGCTGCTGGTCGGGGACACGCCGTACGACGAGATCGTGCTGGTGCTCGAGGGGGCCGCGAAGGGCGGGGTGCGGCCGGGCCGGGACGCGCACGTGCGCACGGTCCATGCCCCCAAGGACGGCGACTCGACGATCGTGGCCCAGGTCCGGGCGGCCCGCGAGGCCGGTCGCACGGTCACCGTGATCACCGCCGACCGGTTCCTCCGGGCGCAGGTGGAGGGCCTCGGTGCCCTGGCGATGGGCCCGGCGTGGCTATGGGACCAGCTGTGAGGGCGGAGCACCGCTGCGCGGTCCCCGGACCGAGGCGAACGTCCAGATCTTGTTGAGGACGAACGAGAGCGGCGTCACCACCACGATGACGATCAGCTGCCCCCAGTAGAGGCGGGTGCGGAAGCCCGTGGAGTCGTCCAGCACGTCGGTCGGCAGCGCGAGGGCGGAGCCGGGGTGCATGAGCGCGGTGAGCAGGAGCAGCCCCAGCAGCTGACCGAGCGCCCCGACCACGAGGAACGGCCAGTACTCCGCGAACCAGCGGGCGTGCCCGCTGGACCGGAACGTCCAGCTCCGGTTGAGCTGGAAGTTCCACAGGTTCGCCACCAGGAACGCGATGGTGGAGAACACGTGGTACCAGCGGACGTTGAAGTCGGTCAGCGGAAGTCCGACGACCGCGAGGTCGGGATCGGCGCCGACGCGGTTGACCAGCACCAGGGTGGCCAGGTTGACCGCCACCCCGGAGACCCCGACGATCCCGAACCTGAGGAAGAGCCCGAGGTTGCGGCGGCCGCGGGCGGCACGTCCTTCCGAAGTCACCCCAGGACACTAGCGGCCCGCCCCTGCCTGCGTCGCGGTCCGCCGCGATGGCCTACCGTCCCGGCATGAGTGCCTCGAGATTCTCCGGCCCGGTCCTCCCCTCGGGGGAGACCTCCGACCTCTGGGTGGTCGACGGGCACGTGACCTACGAACCCCAGGCCGGCGCCGAGACCGTCGCGCGGGGGTGGATCGTCCCCGGCCTGGTGGACGCGCACAACCACCTGGGACTGGACGACCCCGGCGCTGTGGGCGCCGAGGAGGTCGAGCGCCAGGCGCTGGCCGACCGGGACGCCGGCGCGTTGCTGCTGCGTGACTGCGGGTCGCCGGCCGACACCCGCTGGGTGCAGGAGCGTGAGGACCTGCCGCGGCTGATCCGGGCCGGCCGACACATCGCCCGGACCCGGCGCTACCTGCGCAACTTCGGCCACGAGGTCGAGCCCGAGGGGCTGAGCGCCTTCGTGGCGCAGGAAGCCAGGTCCGGCGACGGCTGGGTCAAGCTCGTGGGGGACTGGATCTCCCGTGAGGAGGGGGACCTCGCCCCCTCGTTCCCCGCCGAGGCCTTCGCCGAGGCGATCGGCGTGGCGCACGCGCACGGGGCGAAGGTGACCGCCCACTGCTTCGGCTCCGAGGTGCTCCAGGGGCTGCTGGACGCGGGCATCGACTGCATCGAGCACGGCACCGGGCTCTCGGCCGACCAGGTCGAGCAGATGGCCGTCGGGGGAGTGGCTCTGGTGCCGACGGTGATGCAGACCGGCAAGTTCCCCGAGTTCTCCGCGGGCGGCCGGGAGAAGTTCCCGGCGTACTCGGCGACGATGGACGAGCTCTACCGGCGTCGCCGCGACGTCCTGATGGCCGCGCACGAGGCGGGCGTGGAGATGTACGTCGGCAGCGACGGCGGCGGACCCAGCCGGCACGGCCACCTGGCCGGGGAGGCACTGGCGATGGCCGAGATGGGCCTGCCGGTCGACGACGTGCTGGCCGCCGTCTCCTGGAAGGGACGCGAGTGGCTGGGGTGGAACCCGACCCTCGCCGAGGGTGCGCCGGCGGACTTCGTGGTCTACGAGCGGGACCCGCGCCAGGACCTCTCGGTCCTCTACGAGCCCGCCCGGGTGGTGCTGCGCGGCCGGGTCGTGGCCTGACCGCGACCCCCGCGAGGAGTCGATTCGTGACCTGGGCGCCGGGTCTGGCAGAATCTTTGTTCGTGTCCTGTCCGACCGGACCCTCTCATCCGGTCGAGGCAGTGCCCCCCGAGCGATTCGGCCCGGTCCCCACCTGGTGTCGGAGCGCTCACCCACCACAACTTCGCAAGGAGACACCACAGACGTGGCCGTCAAGATCCGTTTGAAGCGCCTGGGCAAGGTCCGGGTTCCGCAGTACCGCATCGTCGTGGTCGACTCGCGCAAGAAGCGTGACGGTCGGGTCATCGAGGAGATCGGCAAGTACCACCCCAAGGAGGAGCCGTCGCTGATCGACGTCGTCTCCGACCGGGCGCAGTACTGGCTGGGCGTCGGCGCGCAGCCGACCGAGGCCGTCGAGGCGATCCTCAAGGTGACCGGCGACTGGCAGAAGTTCAAGGGCCTCCCGGGCGCGGAGGGCACCCTGCGGGTGGCCGAGCCCAAGCGGGACAAGCTCGAGATCTTCAACGAGGCCCTCAAGGACGCCGCCAGCGAGCCCAAGGCCGGCGCGACCACCAAGAAGGCCGCCAAGAAGGACGAGAAGAAGGACGAGCAGAAGCCCGTCCCCGCCGACGAGACCCCCGAGGTCGCGGCTGACAGCGCCGAGGCGGCTGAGAAGCTCACCGCCGAGGACGCCGGCAAGAGCGAGGCCTGAGCATGCTCGCCGACGCTCTCGAGCACCTCGTCCGTGGGGTCGTCGACCACCCGGACGACGTGAGCGTGCGCGACAAGGAGCTGCGTCGTGGGTCGATCCTCGAGGTCCGGGTCCACCCCGACGACCTCGGCAAGGTGATCGGCCGCAACGGCCGCACGGCCACCGCGTTCCGCACCGTCGTCTCGGCCCTCGCGGGCCGTGGTGGCGCGCGGGTCGACTTCGTGGACGTCGACCGGCGCCGCTGAGCGTCTTCATCGTGGGCGTCACCCGTCAGGGTGGCGCCCACGATGCATTTCGGCCGCCCTGCGCCCTCTAACCTGTGGGCGTGGAGAGCATCGAGGTGGTCGTGGGTCGGATCGGCAAGCCGCACGGGATCCGGGGTGAGGTGACCGTCGACGTGCGCACCGACGAGCCGGAGCGCCGGTTCGCGGTCGGAGCCGTGCTCCGGGCAGAGCCGCCCGCCGGCTCGGCCTCCCGCCTGCGGCGGCTGACCGTCCGCTCCTCCCGGTGGCACCAGGGCGTGCTGCTCCTGGGCTTCGAGGAGGTCTCGGGCCGCGACGAGGCGGAGGCCGCCCGGGGCATCGTGATGCATGCCGACATCCCGGCCGACGCCACCCCCGAGGACCCGGAGGAGTTCTACGAGCACCAGCTGGTCGGGCTGGAGGTGGTCGACCTCGAGGGCCGCACGATCGGCACCGTCCGCGGACTGGTCCCGGGTGCCGCTCAGGACCTGCTCCGGGTCACCGCCACCGACGGCCGGGAGACCCTGGTGCCGTTCGTCCAGGCGCTGGTGCCCCAGGTCGACGTACCCGCGGGCAGGGTCGTGGTCGCGGACCGCCCCGGTCTGGTGAGCCCCTTCCCCGACGAGGCCTGAGACGTGCGGATCGACATCGTCTCCATCTTCCCGGACTACCTCAGCCCCCTGGGTCTGAGCCTCCCGGGCAAGGCGCGCGACGCCGGGCTGGTGCAGATCGAGGTGCACGACCTGCGCGACTGGGCCCACGACCGGCACCGGACCGTGGACGACACCCCGTACGGCGGGGGCGCGGGGATGGTCATGAAGCCCGAGCCCTGGGGTGAGGCGCTGGACCAGCTGGTGGCCCCGGAGTCGCGGACCACGGTGGTCTTCACCACCCCCAGCGGCACGCCGTTCAGCCAGGACGTGGCCCGGGAGCTGGCGACGCACGAGCACCTGGTCTTCGCCTGCGGCCGCTACGAGGGCATCGACCAGCGGGTGATCGACCACGCCGGCGAGCGGGCGCAGGTCCGGGAGATCTCGCTGGGGGACTACGTCCTCAACGGCGGGGAGGTGGCGGCACTGGCGATCACCGAGGCGGTGGTGCGGCTGCTGCCGGGCTTCATGGGCAACCCCGAGTCGCTCGCCGAGGAGTCCCACGAGGGGGGTCTCCTGGAGTACCCGGTCTACACCAAGCCTCAGGCGTGGCGGGGGCACGAGGTCCCGCCCGTGCTGCTCTCGGGCAACCACGCGGCGATCGCGGACTGGCGGCACGACCAGGCGCTGCGTCGCACCGCGGAGCGACGGCCCGACCTGCTGCACGCCAGCAGCGTCGTCGACGGGTGGGAGATCGTCGCGGCCCGCCGCAGCGACGCGCCGGAGCTCCTGACCTTGCAGCTGGCCTGCTGGGTGAGCGAGGCGCTCGCGAACGACGACCTCTCGATCCCGCCGTTGCACGAGGGGCTCTCGGACGTGGAGGAGTCGCTGACGTCCTGGGACACCTACCTGGTGCGCCAGGGGGGCCGGCTGGTCGGATCGGTCCGGGGTCGTCTGGACGGGGATGAGTGGGAGATCGGACGGCTGATGGTCGCCCCTGACCTGCGCGGCCGGGGACTGGGTCGGCTGCTGCTCGAGCACGTCCAGCGGGTGGCTCCCGACGGTGCCCGTTCGGCGCGCCTGCTCACGGGCAAGGACAGCACGGACAACCTGCGTATGTACCGCAAGGCGGGGTTCCGGGTCGTCGGGATGGGTGACGGTCCGTCCGGTCCCGCGGTCCTGGCCAAGCGGATTTCTCGGGCCTGACGGCGCTGTGGCAGACTTGGCGGCTGGCCAGTCGGTCGAAAGGTAGCCCCGGGAGTTCACGCGGGGGACCTGTGCCGGGCCCCTGCCACAGGGGGAGCCCGACGCCCTCGACCACGTGCCGCCCCCACCGGGGCAGCGTGCTGGCCGCACCAATCCGTCGAACCACCACACCGCGGCTGACCTGTGGCACTCGCGAGGAGCATCATGACCAACGTCATCACCGAGCTCGGCAACGCCGTCAAGCGGGAGGACGTCCCCGCCTTCCGTGCCGGCGACACCATCAAGGTCCACGTGAAGGTCACCGAGGGCAACCGCTCGCGTGTCCAGGTCTTCCAGGGCGTCGTGATCCGCGTGCACGGCTCGGGCATCGGCCGCACCTTCACCGTCCGCAAGGTCTCCTTCGGCGTCGGCGTCGAGCGCACGTTCCCGCTCAACTCCCCGATCTTCGAGAAGATCGAGATCGTCACCCGCGGTGACGTGCGTCGCGCCAAGCTCTACTACCTGCGCAACCTGCGCGGCAAGAAGGCGAAGATCAAGGAGCGCCGCGAGGCCTGATCACTCCGCTCGACCGACCACTGGTTACTCTCTGGTCGTGAGCACCGAAGACCGCGATCCTTCCACCCACGACGGGGACGAGGAGTCGCGGTCTTCTGCTTCTCCCAAGACCCGCAAGCCACTTCCGCTGTGGCAGGAGACCGGTCTCCTCCTGGTGGTGGCGCTCGTGCTCGCCGTGGCCGTGAAGACGTTCTTCGTGCAGGCGTTCTACATCCCGTCGGAGTCGATGGAGCCGGGCCTGGTCAACCAGGACCGGATCCTCGTCCAGAAGGTCTCGTACTGGGGCGGCGGCGAGCCCGAGCGGGGCGACGTCGTGGTCTTCAAGGACCCGGGAGGATGGCTCGAGGGCGCCGCGGCCGAGGAGTCGGACAACCCGCTCGTCAAGCTGATGACCAAGGTGGGCCTCTACCCCTCCGGCGGGCACCTGGTGAAGCGCGTGATCGGCGTCGAGGGCGACGTGATCGAGTGCTGCGACGAGGAGGGGCGGCTGCTGGTCAACGGCCAGCCGATGGACGAGGACGCCTACGTCAAGGACGATGCGGGCACCCCGTGCAACGGCCCGATGACCGGGACCTGCGACTGGAAGGCCGGCCCGGTCCCCGAGGGCCACGTGTTCGTGATGGGCGACAACCGCGGCCGCTCCGCCGACTCGACCCGCAAGATGTGCACGCCCGACGAGACCGACTGCGTGCCCGGCCGCGAGTTCGTGCCGGCGGACCTGGTCGTGGGCAAGGTCTTCGTCGTGCTCTGGCCCTGGGACCACTTCCGCTGGGTGACCCGGCCCGACGTCTTCGACGACGTGGCGGACGCCGCCGGGGAGTGAGGCCATGAGCCCGGTCCCCGCCCCGTCCCTGCGCGTGGAGCGCAGGCTGCTCCGTGACGGGCTCACCACGCTGGCCTGCAGCGACGAGGTCGGACGCGGAGCCCTCAGCGGGCCCGTCACCGTGGCGATGGTGCTGGTCACCGAGGCCACCAGGACGGCCCCCCAGGGCGTCCGCGACAGCAAGCTGCTGACCGCCGAGGCTCGCAGGCGTCTGGCGCCCCGGATCAGGCGGTGGGCGCCCTCGTCCGGGGTGGGCCACGCGAGCCCGGCCGAGATCGACGAGTTCGGCATCATCGCCGCGCTGCGCCTCGCGGGGCACCGGGCGATCGCCCAGCTGTCCGTGCTCCCCGACCGGATCCTCCTCGACGGCAACCACGACTACCTCACCGTGCCCGACCAGGCGACCCTCTTCGGGCCTCCCCGGGTGCTGGAGGAGGTGCCTCCGGTCGTCACCATGGTCAAGGCCGACCTGCGGTGCGCCGCGGTGGCGGCGGCCAGCATCCTGGCCAAGACCGCGCGGGACGAGATCATGGTCGAGCTGGCCGAGAGCCACCCGGAGTACGGCTGGGCCGACAACAAGGGGTACGCCTCCCCGGAGCACGTCGCCGCGCTCGAGGCCCTGGGCCCGAGCCCGCACCACCGGGTGTCGTGGCGGCTGCCGGGGTGCGCCGGCCTGGACTCGCCCGCCGGGTCGGGCGACGGCCTGGTCCTCGACCCCGAGGGCTGGCCGGCCCAGGCGGCGGCCGACGCGCCGGAGGAATCGTCGGTGGGCTGTGCGACGGATAGGCTCGAGCCGAGCCCGCAGCTGGAGGAGAGTCGATGAGCGCCGAGGATCTCGAGAAGTACGAGACCGAGATGGAGCTCACCCTCTATCGCGAGTACCGGGACGTCGTCTCGATCTTCAAGTACGTGGTGGAGACCGACCGTCGCTTCTACCTGTGCAACCAGGTCGACGTGAAGGCCCGGACCGAGAACGGTGACGTCTTCTTCGAGGTCTCGATGAGCGACGCGTGGGTCTGGGACATGTACCGCCCGGCGCGGTTCGCCAAGAACGTGAAGGTGCTGACGTTCAAGGACGTCAACGTCGAGGAGCTCGCTCCGCAGGAGATGGACCTCCCCAAGAGCTGACCCGAGCGGGTCGCCCGGACCGGTCGTCCTCAGCCGGTCGACCCGCGCAGCGGCCCGGTAGGCGTCCACAGCCGCCCGGTGGGTCTCGGCGCTCCACAGCCCGGGACGTGCCCGCCGTCATCGGCCGGTGGTCCTCGGCAGGCTCGTCGTCATGGAGACGACGACATGACGACGACCCCGGGTCCCGG
The window above is part of the Nocardioides campestrisoli genome. Proteins encoded here:
- the trmD gene encoding tRNA (guanosine(37)-N1)-methyltransferase TrmD, with product MRIDIVSIFPDYLSPLGLSLPGKARDAGLVQIEVHDLRDWAHDRHRTVDDTPYGGGAGMVMKPEPWGEALDQLVAPESRTTVVFTTPSGTPFSQDVARELATHEHLVFACGRYEGIDQRVIDHAGERAQVREISLGDYVLNGGEVAALAITEAVVRLLPGFMGNPESLAEESHEGGLLEYPVYTKPQAWRGHEVPPVLLSGNHAAIADWRHDQALRRTAERRPDLLHASSVVDGWEIVAARRSDAPELLTLQLACWVSEALANDDLSIPPLHEGLSDVEESLTSWDTYLVRQGGRLVGSVRGRLDGDEWEIGRLMVAPDLRGRGLGRLLLEHVQRVAPDGARSARLLTGKDSTDNLRMYRKAGFRVVGMGDGPSGPAVLAKRISRA
- a CDS encoding ScyD/ScyE family protein encodes the protein MRSSTKIAALAASLTLITAPTLTGSALAAGPSGPPHPPDTPGVSGSPTVTEVATGLDNPRLLSRTGGSLYVAEAGVGGTGPCIEGGEGRACYGPTGAVTRIDRSGQRRVLTGLPSLAGEDGSAATGPSDVAAVGGQYLLSLGLGADPVLRSDLGPAGRLLGVLATGTFRTHGPRGPAFRSRDGQRGHHGHPGRTRGPDVLADLARYEALQDPDQDGPDSNPTGFALTRDGVVVTDSGGNTLLLVRPGARTRTLAVFPERLFPAPEGFPQIPGVPEGQIPSDAVPTSVVQGPDGALYVSQLTGFPFPAGGSTIWRVVPGMPPTQYATGLTNVTDLAWHRGSLYAVQLSDVGLAAEPGLPTGSLRRIDRDGGQTAVASGLPAPYGVALDRGSAYVTTCAVCPDAGSVVRIDLLPDGRTT
- a CDS encoding GtrA family protein produces the protein MTSEGRAARGRRNLGLFLRFGIVGVSGVAVNLATLVLVNRVGADPDLAVVGLPLTDFNVRWYHVFSTIAFLVANLWNFQLNRSWTFRSSGHARWFAEYWPFLVVGALGQLLGLLLLTALMHPGSALALPTDVLDDSTGFRTRLYWGQLIVIVVVTPLSFVLNKIWTFASVRGPRSGAPPSQLVP
- the ffh gene encoding signal recognition particle protein; protein product: MFATLSDRLAETFKNLRGKGRLSEADIDATAREIRIALLEADVSLPVVKEFVAAVKERARGEEVSQALNPAQQIVKIVNEELVTILGGETRRLRFAKHGPTVIMLAGLQGAGKTTLAAKLALWLKEQSRTPLLVAADLQRPNAVNQLQVNGERVGVPVFAPEPGNGVGDPVQVARAALEEAKRTLHDVVIIDTAGRLGVDAELMKQAADIRDAVNPDEVLFVVDAMIGQDAVQTAQMFLDGVGYDGVVLTKLDGDARGGAALSIASVTGKPVMFASAGEKMTDFDLFHPDRMASRILDMGDMLTLIEQAEKAFDQEESLKAAEKLLHGKGDFTLDDFMQQMQQLRKLGSMTKIMGMLPGMGQYREQLENFDERELDRIQAIISSMTPAERANPKIIDGSRRARISKGSGTTVSDVNQLVDRFFEARKMMQQMAKGGMPGMPGIPGMPGLGGGKRGKQPKKGKGGKAKRVSGNPAKAAAQKAAGKDKAAAGGGSPFGSPGEAIDYEKAAAALELPKDFSKFLK
- the rimM gene encoding ribosome maturation factor RimM (Essential for efficient processing of 16S rRNA), which codes for MESIEVVVGRIGKPHGIRGEVTVDVRTDEPERRFAVGAVLRAEPPAGSASRLRRLTVRSSRWHQGVLLLGFEEVSGRDEAEAARGIVMHADIPADATPEDPEEFYEHQLVGLEVVDLEGRTIGTVRGLVPGAAQDLLRVTATDGRETLVPFVQALVPQVDVPAGRVVVADRPGLVSPFPDEA
- a CDS encoding ribonuclease HII, with protein sequence MSPVPAPSLRVERRLLRDGLTTLACSDEVGRGALSGPVTVAMVLVTEATRTAPQGVRDSKLLTAEARRRLAPRIRRWAPSSGVGHASPAEIDEFGIIAALRLAGHRAIAQLSVLPDRILLDGNHDYLTVPDQATLFGPPRVLEEVPPVVTMVKADLRCAAVAAASILAKTARDEIMVELAESHPEYGWADNKGYASPEHVAALEALGPSPHHRVSWRLPGCAGLDSPAGSGDGLVLDPEGWPAQAAADAPEESSVGCATDRLEPSPQLEESR
- the lepB gene encoding signal peptidase I encodes the protein MSTEDRDPSTHDGDEESRSSASPKTRKPLPLWQETGLLLVVALVLAVAVKTFFVQAFYIPSESMEPGLVNQDRILVQKVSYWGGGEPERGDVVVFKDPGGWLEGAAAEESDNPLVKLMTKVGLYPSGGHLVKRVIGVEGDVIECCDEEGRLLVNGQPMDEDAYVKDDAGTPCNGPMTGTCDWKAGPVPEGHVFVMGDNRGRSADSTRKMCTPDETDCVPGREFVPADLVVGKVFVVLWPWDHFRWVTRPDVFDDVADAAGE
- a CDS encoding amidohydrolase family protein — translated: MSASRFSGPVLPSGETSDLWVVDGHVTYEPQAGAETVARGWIVPGLVDAHNHLGLDDPGAVGAEEVERQALADRDAGALLLRDCGSPADTRWVQEREDLPRLIRAGRHIARTRRYLRNFGHEVEPEGLSAFVAQEARSGDGWVKLVGDWISREEGDLAPSFPAEAFAEAIGVAHAHGAKVTAHCFGSEVLQGLLDAGIDCIEHGTGLSADQVEQMAVGGVALVPTVMQTGKFPEFSAGGREKFPAYSATMDELYRRRRDVLMAAHEAGVEMYVGSDGGGPSRHGHLAGEALAMAEMGLPVDDVLAAVSWKGREWLGWNPTLAEGAPADFVVYERDPRQDLSVLYEPARVVLRGRVVA
- a CDS encoding RNA-binding protein; translated protein: MLADALEHLVRGVVDHPDDVSVRDKELRRGSILEVRVHPDDLGKVIGRNGRTATAFRTVVSALAGRGGARVDFVDVDRRR
- a CDS encoding PIN domain-containing protein — its product is MRGTVCVVDAANVVGARPDGWWKDRAGAARRLHEALLVGDTPYDEIVLVLEGAAKGGVRPGRDAHVRTVHAPKDGDSTIVAQVRAAREAGRTVTVITADRFLRAQVEGLGALAMGPAWLWDQL
- the rpsP gene encoding 30S ribosomal protein S16, coding for MAVKIRLKRLGKVRVPQYRIVVVDSRKKRDGRVIEEIGKYHPKEEPSLIDVVSDRAQYWLGVGAQPTEAVEAILKVTGDWQKFKGLPGAEGTLRVAEPKRDKLEIFNEALKDAASEPKAGATTKKAAKKDEKKDEQKPVPADETPEVAADSAEAAEKLTAEDAGKSEA
- the rplS gene encoding 50S ribosomal protein L19; this encodes MTNVITELGNAVKREDVPAFRAGDTIKVHVKVTEGNRSRVQVFQGVVIRVHGSGIGRTFTVRKVSFGVGVERTFPLNSPIFEKIEIVTRGDVRRAKLYYLRNLRGKKAKIKERREA
- a CDS encoding DUF2469 domain-containing protein, with the protein product MSAEDLEKYETEMELTLYREYRDVVSIFKYVVETDRRFYLCNQVDVKARTENGDVFFEVSMSDAWVWDMYRPARFAKNVKVLTFKDVNVEELAPQEMDLPKS